The segment GATGGAAGCCAAGGGCGCGAAGGTGCTGGGCGAGCCGCGGATCGGCGCACACGGCACCCCCGTGATCTTCGTCCATCCGAAGGATATGGGCGGCGTGCTCGTCGAACTGATGGAAACGCCCAAGGGCGACCACTGACGCCTGCGTTGTGCCACGGCGGCTGATAAAGCCGCCGGGCACCGCCCGCGGGTGCGGGGGCATGAGGGGAAGGATGTGCTGTGAGCTATCAGACGATCAGGCTTGAAGTTGCGGACGCGGTGGGCGTGATCACGATCGCGCGTCCCGAGCGGCTGAACGCTGCACCGCCGCGCACCTTTGACGAAATTCGCGACGTGGTGTCGCGCGTCGGCGAACTGGGCATCCGCGCGCTGGTGATCACCGGCGAGGGGCGGGCGTTCTGTTCGGGCGCCGACCTGACCGCCGAGGATGACGGCCAGTCGATCACGGGCGGCGAGGGGGCCTATAAGGCGCTCAAGAACAGCTATAACCCCGCGATGCTGGCGCTGGCACAGGCGGATGTGCCGATCGTTTCAGCGGTGAACGGCGTGGCGGCGGGAATTGGCTGCTCGCTGGCGCTGGCCGCCGATTTCACGCTGGCCGCACGCTCGGCCTATTTCCTTCAGGCCTTCGTCAATATCGGGCTGGTGCCCGATGGCGGCGCAAGCTGGATGCTGCCGCGCCTGGTGGGCAAGGCCCGCGCGACCGAGATGATGCTGCTGGGCGAACGGCTTCCGGCCGAAAAGGCGGAAAGCTGGGGCTTGATCTACAAGGCGGTGGACGCCGAAGCGCTGATGGACGAGGCGATGACGCTCGCCCGCAGGCTGGCGGCGGGCCCGACGCTGGCGATCGGCATGATGCGCAAGGGCATCGCCGATGCGCTGGAACAGGATTATGCCACGACGCTGGACGCCGAGGCGGGCCGGCAGCGCAAGGCGGCCGACAGTGCGGACGGGCATGAGGGAACGCTCGCCTTTCTTGAAAAGCGCAAGGCCAACTTCACGGGTAAATAAGAACGCGACCGCCCGGTGCAGGACGGGTCGGAAAACGGGAATGAAACATGGCGGATAAAGTGACGATCGACAATTGGAAGGCGCTCGCCGACAAGGAAGTCAAGGGCAAGAACCTTGACTGGCAGACCCCTGAGGGGATCACCGTCAAGCCGCTGTACACGGCGGAAGACGTGCAGGATGTCGAGCCCGGCCTGCCGGGCTTTGCGCCGTTCACGCGCGGCGTGCGCGCATCAATGTATGCGGGGCGCCCCTGGACGATCCGCCAATATGCGGGCTTTTCGACCGCCGAGGAATCGAACGCATTCTACCGCCGCAACCTCGCGGCCGGCCAGAAGGGGCTTTCGGTCGCCTTCGACCTTGCCACCCACCGCGGTTATGACAGCGACCACCCGCGCGTGACGGGCGACGTCGGCAAGGCGGGCGTGGCGATCGACAGCGTCGAGGACATGAAGATCCTGTTCGACGGCATTCCGCTCGACCAGATGTCGGTTTCGATGACGATGAACGGCGCGGTGATCCCGATCCTCGCCTTCTTCATCGTCGCCGGTGAAGAGCAGGGCGTCGACCGCAAGCTTTTGGACGGAACCATTCAGAACGACATTCTGAAGGAGTTCATGGTCCGCAACACCTATATCTATCCGCCCGAACCCTCGATGCGGATCATTTCGGACATTTTCGGCTATACCAGCCGCGAGATGCCGAAGTTCAACTCGATCTCGATTTCCGGCTATCACATGCAGGAAGCCGGCGCGACACAGGTGCAGGAACTGGCCTTCACCATCGCCGACGGCATGGAATATGTGAAATACGGCGTTGCCTCGGGCCTCGACATCGACAAGTTCGCCGGCCGGCTGAGCTTCTTCTTCGCGATCGGCATGAACTTCTTCATGGAAATCGCGAAGCTGCGCGCCGCCCGCGTGCTGTGGCACCGCGTGATGACGCAGCTGGGCGCGAAGGACGAGCGTTCGAAGATGCTGCGCACCCATTGCCAGACGTCGGGCGTGTCGCTGACCGAGCAGGATCCGTACAACAACGTGATGCGCACGACGATCGAGGCGATGGCGGCGATGCTGGGTGGTACCCAGTCGCTCCACACCAACGCGCTCGATGAAGCGATCGCGCTGCCCACCGACTTCTCCGCACGCATCGCGCGCAACACGCAGATCGTGATCCAGGAAGAAACGGGGATGACCAAGGTCGTCGACCCGCTGGGCGGTTCCTATTATGTCGAGGCGCTGACCAAGGAACTGGTCGACCGCGCCTGGGAGATCATCCAGAAGGTTGACGCCGAAGGCGGCATGGCGAAGGCCGTGGCGGCCGGCTGGCCCAAGTCGATGATCGAGGAAGCCGCCGCTGCGCGTCAGGCCCGTGTCGACCGCGGCGAAGACGTGATCGTCGGCGTGAACAAATATCGCCTGGCCGAAGAAGCCGAGATCGAAATTCTCGACGTCGACAACGTCGCCGTTCGCGAAGCGCAGATCGCGCGCATCAACACGGTGAAGGCGAACCGCGACGAAGCCAAGTGCCAGGCCGCGCTCAGCGCGCTGCGCGACGGCGCCGCCAGCGGCGCGAACCTGCTGGAACTGGCGGTCGAGGCCGCACGCCACCGCGCGACGCTGGGTGAAATCTCGTCGGCGATGGAAGATGTGTTCGGCCGCTTTGGAACGGTGCCGACCCCGGTGAAGGGCATTTACGGCGGCGCCTATGAAGGCGACGACCGCTGGGCGCGCGTTGTCGACGGCGTCGACGCGTTCGAACGCCGCAAGGGCCGCAAGCCGCGCATGCTGGTGGCCAAGATGGGCCAGGACGGCCATGACCGCGGCGCCAACATCATCGCTTCGGCATACGGCGACATGGGCTTTGACGTGGTCAGCGGCCCGCTGTTCCAGACGCCCAAGGAAACGCTTGAACTGGCGCTGGAAAAGGATGTCGACGTGGTTGGCGCGTCGAGCCTTGCGGCCGGCCACAAGACGCTGATCCCCGAGCTGATCAACCTGCTGCGCGAAGCCGGCCGGTCGGACATCAAGGTGGTAGCGGGCGGCGTGATCCCCGCACAGGATTACGACTTCCTGCGCAGTGCCGGCGTGGCGGGCATCTATGGCCCCGGTTCGAACGTGATCGACAGCGCCGCCGACGTGCTGCGCCTGCTTGGCCACAACATGCCCCCCGAGGGCCTTGAGGACGCCGCAGAATGAGCAGCTGTTCCACCGGCGTGGCGATGACGCCCGACCTGCGCACCGACTGGAGCCGTGAGGAGATCACGGCGCTGTTCGACCTGCCGTTCAACGACCTGATGTTCGAGGCGCAGACCATCCACCGCGCGAATTTCCCGCGCAACGAGGTCCAGCTGTCGACGCTGTTGTCGATCAAGACCGGCGGCTGCCCCGAGGATTGCGGCTATTGCAGCCAGTCCACCGAGGCGGAAAGCGGGCTGAAGGCCACCAAGCTGATGGACGTGCAGGCGGTGCTGCAGGCAGCAGCGCAGGCCAAGGACCATGGATCGGGCCGGTTCTGCATGGGCGCCGCATGGCGCAACCCCAAGGAACGCGACATGCCCGCGCTCATCGAAATGGTGAAGGGCGTTCGCCAGATGGGCATGGAAACCTGCATGACGCTGGGCATGCTGAGCGAAGGTCAGGCCAAGCAGCTCGCCGAGGCGGGGCTCGATTATTACAACCATAATATCGACACGAGCCCGGAAAACTACGCCAACGTCATCACCACCCGGACCTTTGAGGACCGGATCGAGACGCTGGAAAATGTGCGCAGCGCGGGCATCAATGTCTGCTGCGGCGGGATTGTTGGCATGGGCGAGACGCGGAGCGACCGGATCGGCTTCCTCCACGCGCTGGCGACGATGCCGCACCCCGAAAGCGTGCCGATCAACGCGCTGGTGCCGGTAAAGGGCACGGTGCTGGGCGACATGCTGGCCGATACCCCGCTGGCGAAGATCGACGAGGTCGAATTCGTACGGACGGTGGCGGTGGCGCGCATCGTGATGCCGAAATCGATGGTGCGCCTGTCGGCGGGCCGCGAAAGCATGTCGGAAGCCTGCCAGGCGCTGTGCTTCATGGCGGGCGCCAACAGCATCTTCACCGGCGACAAGCTGCTGACCGCAGCCAATGCCGGTGATGACAAGGATGCGGCGCTGCTCGGCAAGCTGGGGATGACGGCGATGCAGGCGCAGCCGCACGGCCATCTCGAGGCGGCCGAATAATGCTGGCGACGGTGCTCTTCCTGGCCGCGGCGGTGCAGCAGCCCAATTGCGCGGACCCGGACACGCAGACGGACATGACCCTCTGCGCCGGGCGCGACTACAAGGCGGCCGACGCCGCGCTCAACGCGCAGTGGAAGATCACCTATGCCAAGATGAAGGCATGGGACGCCGAGGGGCTGAGCAATGACGGCCGCCCCGGCCATGCACCGGTGCTGCTCGACGGGCAGCGCGCCTGGCTGAAATATCGCGACGCGCACTGCGTGAGCGAAGGCTATTACGCGCGCGGCGGCAGCATGGAACCGATGCTGGTGAGCCTTTGCCTTGCCGAACTGACCAAGAAACGAACCGAACAATTGCGGGAACTGGCGGAAAGTAACTGAAGATGTTCAAGAAGATCCTGATTGCAAACCGCGGCGAAATCGCTTGCCGCGTGATCCGCACGGCGAAGAAGATGGGCATCCAGACCGTCGCCGTCTATTCCGATGCCGACGCCCGCGCACCGTTCGTGCAGATGGCGGACGAAGCCGTGCATATCGGCCCGGCACCGGCGGCCCAGTCATACCTGATCGCCGACAAGATCATTGCGGCGTGCAAGCAGACCGGCGCTGAAGCGGTTCACCCCGGTTACGGCTTCCTGTCCGAGCGCACCTCGTTCGCCGAGGCGCTGGCCGCAGAAGGCATCGAGTTCATCGGCCCCCCCCGTCGGCGCGATCGCCGCGATGGGCGACAAGATCGAATCCAAGAAGCTGGCCAAGGAAGCGGGCGTCAACGTCGTTCCCGGTTTCGTCGGCGAGATCGAGGATACCGAGCATGCGGTGCGCATCTCGGACGAGATCGGCTATCCGGTGATGATGAAGGCATCGGCCGGCGGCGGCGGCAAGGGCATGCGCCTTGCCTATAACGAACAGGACGTGCGCGAGGGCTTTGAGTCCGTGAAGCGCGAAGGCCTCAATTCGTTCGGCGACGACCGCGTCTTCATCGAAAAGTTCATCCTCAACCCGCGCCACATCGAGATCCAGATCCTCGGTGACAAGCACGGCAACATCCTGTACCTGAACGAGCGTGAATGCTCGATCCAGCGTCGCCACCAGAAGGTGGTCGAGGAAGCGCCGTCGCCGTTCGTGACGGAGAAGATGCGCAAGGCGATGGGCGAACAGTGCGTCGCGCTGTCGCGCGCGGTGGGCTATTATTCGGCGGGCACCGTCGAACTCATCGTTTCGGGCGCCGACCCGAGCGGCGAGAGCTTCTACTTCCTTGAAATGAACACCCGCCTGCAGGTGGAGCATCCGGTGACCGAATGCATCACCGGCATCGACCTTGTCGAACAGATGATCCGCGTGGCCGCCGGCGAAAAGCTGGCGATCAGTCAGGACGATGTGAAGATCGACGGCTGGGCGATCGAAAACCGCGTCTATGCCGAAGATCCGTATCGCGGCTTCCTGCCCTCGACGGGCCGCCTCATCCGGTACAACCCGCCGGTGGACGGCTGGGCCGACGACGGTGCCGAAAACGGCCGTCGCGGTATTGACGGCGTGCGCGTCGACGACGGCGTCTATGAAGGCGGCGAAGTTTCGATGTTCTACGACCCGATGATCGCCAAGCTGATCACCTGGGGCAAGACGCGCGACGAAGCCGCCGACAAGCAGATCGCGGCGCTCGACGCATTCGAGATCGAAGGCCTTGGCCACAACATCGATTTCGTGTCGGCGATCATGCAGCATCCGCGCTTCCGTTCGGGCGAGATCACCACGGGCTTTATCGCCGAGGAATATCCCGAAGGGTTCGAAGGCGCCCCCGCCGACGAAAAGCTGAAGCGCAGCCTGGCCGCGATCGCCGCATTCGCCGGCACCGCGCATGCCGACCGCGCCCGCCGCATCAGCGGCCAGCTGGGCGACCAGCTTGCCCCGCCGAGCGACTGGCAGGTCAAGATCGGCGACG is part of the Sphingomonas sp. C3-2 genome and harbors:
- a CDS encoding enoyl-CoA hydratase-related protein, whose amino-acid sequence is MSYQTIRLEVADAVGVITIARPERLNAAPPRTFDEIRDVVSRVGELGIRALVITGEGRAFCSGADLTAEDDGQSITGGEGAYKALKNSYNPAMLALAQADVPIVSAVNGVAAGIGCSLALAADFTLAARSAYFLQAFVNIGLVPDGGASWMLPRLVGKARATEMMLLGERLPAEKAESWGLIYKAVDAEALMDEAMTLARRLAAGPTLAIGMMRKGIADALEQDYATTLDAEAGRQRKAADSADGHEGTLAFLEKRKANFTGK
- the scpA gene encoding methylmalonyl-CoA mutase; translated protein: MADKVTIDNWKALADKEVKGKNLDWQTPEGITVKPLYTAEDVQDVEPGLPGFAPFTRGVRASMYAGRPWTIRQYAGFSTAEESNAFYRRNLAAGQKGLSVAFDLATHRGYDSDHPRVTGDVGKAGVAIDSVEDMKILFDGIPLDQMSVSMTMNGAVIPILAFFIVAGEEQGVDRKLLDGTIQNDILKEFMVRNTYIYPPEPSMRIISDIFGYTSREMPKFNSISISGYHMQEAGATQVQELAFTIADGMEYVKYGVASGLDIDKFAGRLSFFFAIGMNFFMEIAKLRAARVLWHRVMTQLGAKDERSKMLRTHCQTSGVSLTEQDPYNNVMRTTIEAMAAMLGGTQSLHTNALDEAIALPTDFSARIARNTQIVIQEETGMTKVVDPLGGSYYVEALTKELVDRAWEIIQKVDAEGGMAKAVAAGWPKSMIEEAAAARQARVDRGEDVIVGVNKYRLAEEAEIEILDVDNVAVREAQIARINTVKANRDEAKCQAALSALRDGAASGANLLELAVEAARHRATLGEISSAMEDVFGRFGTVPTPVKGIYGGAYEGDDRWARVVDGVDAFERRKGRKPRMLVAKMGQDGHDRGANIIASAYGDMGFDVVSGPLFQTPKETLELALEKDVDVVGASSLAAGHKTLIPELINLLREAGRSDIKVVAGGVIPAQDYDFLRSAGVAGIYGPGSNVIDSAADVLRLLGHNMPPEGLEDAAE
- a CDS encoding lysozyme inhibitor LprI family protein, which codes for MLATVLFLAAAVQQPNCADPDTQTDMTLCAGRDYKAADAALNAQWKITYAKMKAWDAEGLSNDGRPGHAPVLLDGQRAWLKYRDAHCVSEGYYARGGSMEPMLVSLCLAELTKKRTEQLRELAESN
- the bioB gene encoding biotin synthase BioB, encoding MSSCSTGVAMTPDLRTDWSREEITALFDLPFNDLMFEAQTIHRANFPRNEVQLSTLLSIKTGGCPEDCGYCSQSTEAESGLKATKLMDVQAVLQAAAQAKDHGSGRFCMGAAWRNPKERDMPALIEMVKGVRQMGMETCMTLGMLSEGQAKQLAEAGLDYYNHNIDTSPENYANVITTRTFEDRIETLENVRSAGINVCCGGIVGMGETRSDRIGFLHALATMPHPESVPINALVPVKGTVLGDMLADTPLAKIDEVEFVRTVAVARIVMPKSMVRLSAGRESMSEACQALCFMAGANSIFTGDKLLTAANAGDDKDAALLGKLGMTAMQAQPHGHLEAAE